The proteins below come from a single Anaerobranca californiensis DSM 14826 genomic window:
- the mutT gene encoding 8-oxo-dGTP diphosphatase MutT has translation MRGNITIQQSKLDERNKELEVCAAIIIERDRILIAQRPLGDSLENLWEFPGGKVEKGETPEQSLKREIFEELGIEILVGDFFGENTHNYGDKVVKIKSYLCSILSGHPTEKFHQKVLWVSVEGLNEYLFAPADIPFIRKIQSYFVDYF, from the coding sequence ATGAGAGGGAATATTACTATACAGCAATCAAAACTAGATGAAAGGAACAAGGAGTTAGAAGTTTGTGCCGCTATTATAATAGAAAGGGATCGGATACTAATTGCCCAAAGGCCTCTAGGGGATTCTTTAGAAAATTTATGGGAATTTCCTGGAGGAAAAGTTGAAAAAGGTGAGACACCTGAACAATCTTTAAAAAGGGAGATTTTTGAAGAGTTAGGGATTGAGATTTTAGTTGGAGATTTTTTTGGAGAAAATACCCACAATTACGGGGACAAGGTGGTTAAAATAAAAAGCTATTTATGTTCTATCCTTTCAGGTCATCCTACAGAAAAATTTCACCAAAAGGTCCTTTGGGTTTCTGTTGAAGGGTTAAATGAATATCTTTTCGCTCCCGCTGATATACCTTTTATAAGAAAAATTCAGAGCTATTTTGTTGACTATTTTTAA
- a CDS encoding thioesterase family protein encodes MEINLTVGMNAKVEKLVGEGDTAQAFGSGGVKVFATPLMIGLMENAALKAVDPHLPEGLATVGTHLDVKHLAATPVGMKVWAVAELLEIQGKRLLFKVEAFDQLEKIGEGTHERYIIKLDKFLEKAANKGK; translated from the coding sequence ATGGAGATTAACCTAACTGTCGGGATGAATGCTAAGGTGGAAAAATTGGTGGGAGAAGGTGATACCGCCCAGGCCTTTGGTAGTGGAGGGGTTAAGGTTTTTGCTACACCACTTATGATAGGCTTAATGGAGAATGCAGCTTTAAAAGCTGTAGACCCCCATCTTCCTGAAGGATTAGCTACTGTCGGAACCCATCTTGATGTTAAACATTTAGCTGCTACCCCAGTAGGTATGAAGGTATGGGCTGTGGCGGAACTTTTAGAAATTCAAGGGAAAAGATTATTGTTTAAAGTTGAAGCCTTTGACCAGTTAGAGAAAATAGGTGAAGGAACTCATGAAAGGTATATAATTAAATTAGATAAATTTTTAGAAAAAGCTGCTAATAAAGGGAAGTAA
- a CDS encoding electron transfer flavoprotein subunit alpha/FixB family protein codes for MNLQDYKGVWVYVEQRDGVLEKVSLELICKGREIADKLETEVTAVLLGDNVQGLAEELIYYGADVVKVYEHKLLKKYTTEPYTKVLSAAIKEGKPEIMLIGATTIGRDLAPRVAARVHTGLTADCTSLDIDPETKNLLMTRPAFGGNIMATIICPDHRPQMSSVRPGVMPLKEMDKTRAGKIHVETPQLSEADINVEIVEEVKEKKAKIKIEDANVLVSGGRGLGKKEGFEVLGQLADRLGGMVSASRAAVDAGWMDKNHQVGQTGKTVRPHLYIACGISGAIQHVAGMEESEFIIAINSNPEAPIFEVADLGIVGDVNKILPALLEELK; via the coding sequence ATGAACTTACAAGATTATAAAGGTGTTTGGGTTTATGTTGAACAAAGGGATGGAGTTTTAGAAAAAGTTTCTCTAGAATTAATTTGTAAAGGTAGAGAAATTGCAGATAAATTAGAAACAGAAGTTACAGCGGTATTATTAGGTGATAATGTACAAGGATTAGCTGAAGAGTTAATTTACTATGGTGCCGATGTGGTAAAGGTGTATGAACATAAATTATTGAAAAAATATACAACAGAACCATATACAAAGGTTTTATCTGCTGCTATCAAAGAAGGGAAACCAGAAATTATGTTAATCGGTGCTACTACCATAGGTAGGGATTTAGCTCCTAGGGTAGCAGCTAGGGTTCACACAGGTTTAACTGCTGATTGCACATCTTTAGATATTGACCCTGAAACTAAAAACTTATTGATGACAAGACCTGCCTTTGGTGGTAATATCATGGCAACGATCATTTGTCCAGATCACAGACCACAAATGTCTTCTGTTAGACCTGGTGTAATGCCTTTAAAAGAAATGGATAAAACTAGAGCTGGTAAAATTCATGTAGAAACTCCCCAATTATCAGAAGCTGACATTAACGTGGAAATAGTTGAAGAAGTAAAAGAGAAAAAAGCAAAAATTAAAATCGAAGATGCCAATGTCTTAGTTTCTGGTGGTAGAGGTTTAGGTAAAAAAGAAGGTTTTGAAGTTTTAGGACAGTTAGCAGATAGATTAGGTGGTATGGTATCTGCTTCTAGGGCAGCAGTAGATGCTGGTTGGATGGATAAAAACCACCAAGTTGGTCAAACAGGAAAGACTGTAAGACCTCACCTTTACATCGCCTGCGGTATATCCGGTGCTATTCAGCACGTAGCTGGTATGGAAGAATCGGAGTTTATCATTGCAATAAATTCAAATCCTGAAGCACCAATTTTTGAAGTAGCTGATTTAGGTATTGTAGGGGATGTTAATAAAATCCTCCCTGCATTACTTGAAGAATTAAAGTAA
- a CDS encoding coenzyme F420-0:L-glutamate ligase has product MLKPNEGKALYREVDGKNYARYAIKTHFITLGEDLDKIIEEYVIPHYQKGDIITLSEKIVALSQGDIIYKKDVKVTWLAKLLSKFVVKNQHCTGLRNVYKMQVAINIVGPVKILFAAIIAAIGKIFRIKGIFYKIIGNGISNLDGFNDEAYDYYADKGIFAPKNPERVCQRIKEKYDIDSMIVDANDLGVEILAFNKEIQDKGELVRKLLKDNPAGQDREQTPIILIREYAHREVSTSA; this is encoded by the coding sequence ATGTTAAAGCCCAATGAAGGAAAGGCCCTATATAGAGAAGTTGATGGTAAAAACTATGCTAGATATGCTATAAAGACTCATTTTATCACTTTAGGTGAAGATTTAGATAAGATAATAGAAGAATATGTCATTCCCCATTATCAAAAAGGTGATATTATAACTTTAAGTGAAAAAATAGTTGCTTTAAGTCAAGGGGACATAATTTATAAAAAAGATGTAAAGGTTACATGGTTAGCTAAATTATTATCTAAATTTGTTGTTAAAAATCAACATTGTACAGGATTGCGAAATGTATATAAAATGCAAGTAGCTATCAATATAGTAGGGCCGGTAAAGATCCTATTTGCAGCTATTATTGCAGCTATAGGGAAGATTTTCCGTATCAAGGGCATTTTTTATAAAATTATCGGCAATGGTATAAGCAATTTGGATGGATTTAATGATGAGGCCTATGATTATTATGCTGATAAAGGAATATTTGCCCCTAAGAACCCAGAAAGGGTATGTCAAAGAATTAAAGAGAAATACGATATAGATTCTATGATTGTAGATGCTAATGATTTAGGTGTAGAAATTCTCGCCTTTAACAAAGAAATACAAGATAAAGGAGAACTTGTAAGAAAGTTATTAAAAGATAATCCAGCGGGACAAGATAGGGAACAAACGCCAATTATTTTGATCAGGGAATATGCCCATCGAGAAGTCAGTACCAGTGCATAA
- a CDS encoding acyl-CoA dehydrogenase, with product MNFSFSKEHQMLQTMYREFAEKEVKPLAHHVDEAEEFPVETVKKLARYGFLGIPFPKEYGGQGGDNLAYAMAVEELSKVCATTGVIVSAHTSLCANPIFMFGTEEQKQKYLVPLAKGEKLGAFGLTEPNAGTDAGNQQTTAVLDGDNYILNGSKIFITNAGYADIYIIMAMTDKSAGVKGISAFIVEADTPGFTIGKKEAKLGIRGSATCELIFENCLIPKENLLGKEGQGFKIAMKTLDGGRIGIGAQALGIAQGALDETVKYVKERKQFGKPLSFFQNTQFQLADMHTKVEAARLLVYKAAFYKDNGLPYNKEAAMAKLYAAETAMEVTVKAVQLHGGYGYTREYPVERMMRDAKITEIYEGTSEVQRMVIAANLLK from the coding sequence ATGAATTTTAGTTTTTCTAAAGAACATCAAATGTTACAGACAATGTACAGAGAATTTGCTGAAAAAGAGGTAAAACCTCTAGCCCATCATGTAGATGAGGCAGAAGAGTTTCCAGTGGAAACTGTGAAAAAATTAGCTAGATATGGATTTTTAGGAATTCCTTTTCCAAAGGAATATGGTGGACAAGGGGGAGATAATTTAGCCTATGCTATGGCGGTAGAAGAACTATCTAAAGTTTGTGCTACCACAGGAGTAATAGTTTCTGCCCATACTTCATTATGTGCTAACCCAATTTTTATGTTTGGAACAGAAGAGCAAAAACAAAAATACCTTGTTCCACTTGCTAAAGGGGAAAAATTAGGAGCTTTTGGTTTAACAGAACCTAATGCCGGTACCGATGCAGGTAATCAACAAACAACTGCTGTCTTAGATGGAGACAATTATATTTTAAATGGTTCTAAAATCTTTATTACCAATGCCGGTTATGCAGATATTTATATAATTATGGCTATGACTGATAAATCTGCAGGGGTAAAGGGTATTTCTGCTTTTATTGTTGAAGCTGATACTCCAGGATTTACCATTGGTAAAAAAGAAGCAAAATTAGGTATTAGGGGTTCAGCAACTTGTGAGTTAATCTTTGAAAATTGCCTTATTCCTAAAGAAAATCTATTAGGTAAAGAAGGCCAAGGCTTTAAAATTGCTATGAAAACTTTAGATGGTGGTAGAATTGGTATTGGGGCTCAAGCTTTAGGTATTGCCCAAGGTGCTTTAGATGAAACTGTTAAATATGTAAAAGAGAGAAAACAATTTGGTAAACCATTAAGTTTCTTCCAAAACACCCAATTCCAACTTGCTGATATGCATACAAAAGTTGAAGCTGCTAGATTATTAGTTTACAAAGCGGCATTTTATAAAGATAATGGCTTACCATATAATAAAGAAGCTGCTATGGCAAAATTATATGCTGCAGAAACTGCTATGGAAGTGACTGTAAAAGCAGTACAACTTCATGGAGGATATGGTTACACCAGAGAATATCCAGTAGAAAGAATGATGAGGGATGCGAAAATAACTGAAATCTATGAAGGAACTTCTGAAGTTCAAAGAATGGTTATCGCCGCTAACCTGTTAAAATAA
- a CDS encoding MaoC family dehydratase, translating into MKGLTIKELKIGDKAFTEKTISETDVYLYGGITGDLNPAHTNEEYAKNTMFKTRIAHGMFTAGLISAVLGMKLPGCGTIYLGQELKFTAPVYIGDTIKAEVEVVEIIEEKNRVKLRTTCTNQRGQMVLDGMATVMPPK; encoded by the coding sequence ATGAAAGGTTTGACAATTAAGGAATTAAAGATTGGTGACAAAGCTTTTACTGAAAAGACAATTTCTGAGACCGATGTTTATCTTTACGGTGGTATCACAGGAGACTTAAACCCTGCCCACACCAATGAAGAGTATGCAAAAAATACTATGTTTAAAACCCGGATCGCCCACGGGATGTTCACTGCTGGTTTAATTTCTGCTGTTTTAGGGATGAAACTTCCAGGATGTGGAACAATATATTTGGGACAAGAGTTAAAATTTACTGCTCCAGTATATATTGGTGATACAATTAAAGCTGAAGTTGAAGTAGTAGAAATAATAGAGGAAAAAAATAGAGTGAAGTTAAGGACAACTTGTACCAATCAAAGGGGCCAAATGGTATTAGATGGAATGGCCACTGTAATGCCACCTAAGTAA
- a CDS encoding electron transfer flavoprotein subunit beta/FixA family protein, with amino-acid sequence MKIIVCIKQVPDTTEVRLDPKTGTLIREGVPSIINPDDKSGLEAALRLKEEVGAEVTVLTMGPPQAELALREALAMGADKAILLTDRAFAGADTWATSQTLAAAIRKLEYDLIIAGRQAIDGDTAQVGPQIAEHLGLPQVSYVEDLKLDGDYLLVKRIFEDGYQWIKIKKPCLITTLKEMNEPRYMSVGGIFDAYREKEIIKWTLEDIDVDRANIGLKGSPTKVKKSFTKGVKGKGVIHKDLTPKEAAKVIADKLREKFII; translated from the coding sequence ATGAAAATAATCGTTTGTATAAAACAAGTTCCAGATACCACAGAAGTTAGATTAGATCCTAAAACAGGGACCCTAATAAGGGAAGGGGTACCTAGTATCATCAACCCTGATGATAAAAGTGGTTTAGAAGCAGCCTTAAGATTAAAAGAAGAAGTAGGGGCTGAAGTAACGGTTCTAACCATGGGACCACCACAAGCGGAGTTGGCATTAAGGGAAGCCCTTGCCATGGGAGCAGATAAAGCAATTCTTTTAACTGACAGAGCCTTCGCCGGTGCTGATACTTGGGCAACTTCCCAAACTTTAGCTGCAGCTATTAGAAAGTTAGAATATGATCTAATTATCGCTGGACGTCAAGCTATAGATGGAGATACTGCTCAAGTAGGGCCTCAAATTGCTGAACATTTAGGTTTACCCCAAGTAAGTTATGTGGAAGATTTAAAATTAGATGGTGACTATTTATTAGTTAAGAGAATTTTTGAAGATGGTTATCAATGGATTAAAATTAAAAAACCTTGCTTAATTACTACTTTAAAAGAAATGAATGAACCAAGATATATGTCTGTAGGTGGAATTTTCGATGCTTACAGGGAAAAAGAGATCATTAAATGGACTTTAGAAGATATCGATGTAGATAGAGCTAATATTGGATTAAAAGGATCACCTACAAAGGTTAAAAAATCCTTTACAAAAGGGGTAAAGGGTAAAGGTGTAATTCATAAAGACTTAACACCAAAAGAAGCTGCAAAAGTAATAGCTGATAAGCTTAGAGAAAAATTTATCATCTAA
- a CDS encoding LysM peptidoglycan-binding domain-containing protein codes for MKRTFAKNRSMKEMASPLAQNVRPPAPPVHCCGFVYTVQKGDSLFLIAQRFKIPLQELIAANPQIPNPALIFVGQKICVPTKKPHPPHPPMPPHPPHPPIPPHPPEPVAVEFLGTDGKPLPVVEGGVRLARHTIIKARFPMHVNEGFLFFTPASQPFSQTRLIEAKKVQRTNTVEFQWQVPSNIRGTVFVIGCDGTFCRRSRDYNVISQ; via the coding sequence GTGAAAAGAACCTTTGCAAAGAATAGATCAATGAAAGAAATGGCAAGTCCTTTGGCTCAAAATGTTAGACCTCCAGCTCCACCGGTACACTGCTGTGGATTTGTTTACACCGTGCAGAAGGGAGATAGCTTATTTTTAATAGCCCAACGTTTTAAAATACCATTACAAGAACTTATAGCAGCTAACCCTCAAATTCCAAATCCTGCACTAATTTTTGTTGGGCAAAAAATTTGTGTCCCAACTAAAAAACCTCATCCACCCCATCCACCTATGCCACCCCATCCTCCACACCCACCAATTCCTCCTCATCCCCCAGAGCCAGTTGCCGTTGAATTTTTAGGAACAGATGGAAAACCGTTACCAGTAGTAGAAGGGGGAGTAAGATTAGCAAGACACACTATAATCAAGGCTAGATTCCCAATGCACGTAAATGAAGGATTCTTATTCTTTACCCCTGCCAGTCAACCCTTTAGCCAAACAAGGCTAATCGAAGCTAAAAAAGTTCAAAGGACAAATACCGTTGAGTTTCAATGGCAAGTTCCAAGTAATATTAGAGGAACAGTATTTGTAATAGGTTGTGATGGTACTTTCTGCCGTCGTTCTAGGGATTACAATGTCATCTCTCAATAA
- a CDS encoding branched-chain amino acid ABC transporter permease: MTSFIQIIISGLETGSLYALAALGVVLIYRVSGVTNFAQGEMAMFSSFVAFTVWRRGLEQTAYPFIYNNAYIIAFVAAIVFAIFFGFVVERFFIRPASRGSMVGKMIVTLGLIMIVNGIAGAIFGTDSHFMRRAITPEMIEHFYIGDVLIRPNAIFIILITLVIMSVLFYIIKNTMFGIAIRATAQNEGAARLMGIPTAKVSSAAWILATVLGAVAGVLIAPATNVSTNMMADVHLKSFIAAVLGGFNSFIGPVVGGLMIGVLNNLVGMYISLKWRTVIVYGFLILILIFKPEGIFGKVLRKKV; the protein is encoded by the coding sequence ATGACATCATTTATCCAGATTATTATCTCCGGTTTAGAAACCGGTAGCCTTTATGCATTGGCAGCCTTGGGAGTTGTTTTAATCTACAGAGTATCTGGTGTTACAAACTTTGCCCAAGGGGAAATGGCTATGTTCTCTAGTTTTGTCGCCTTTACAGTATGGAGAAGGGGTTTAGAGCAAACGGCCTATCCTTTTATCTATAACAATGCCTACATAATCGCCTTTGTAGCTGCTATAGTCTTTGCAATTTTCTTTGGTTTTGTTGTAGAAAGATTTTTTATCCGTCCAGCTAGTAGGGGGTCTATGGTAGGTAAGATGATAGTGACTTTAGGATTAATTATGATTGTCAATGGTATTGCAGGGGCCATCTTTGGAACAGATTCCCATTTTATGAGAAGGGCAATAACCCCTGAAATGATAGAACATTTTTACATTGGAGATGTCCTTATTAGACCTAATGCCATTTTTATAATATTAATTACTTTGGTGATAATGTCTGTTTTGTTTTACATCATTAAAAACACCATGTTTGGTATTGCCATTAGGGCAACGGCTCAAAATGAAGGGGCTGCGAGACTTATGGGAATTCCAACGGCAAAGGTTTCTTCGGCAGCATGGATTTTAGCTACAGTTTTGGGGGCAGTGGCAGGAGTGTTAATTGCTCCCGCAACAAATGTCAGTACTAACATGATGGCAGATGTTCATTTAAAATCCTTTATAGCAGCAGTATTGGGAGGTTTTAACTCATTTATCGGTCCTGTAGTAGGGGGATTGATGATTGGAGTACTTAATAACTTAGTGGGTATGTACATCTCATTAAAATGGAGAACTGTAATTGTCTATGGTTTTCTCATTCTCATTCTAATATTTAAACCTGAAGGCATCTTTGGAAAAGTCTTGAGGAAGAAGGTGTAA
- a CDS encoding sigma-54 interaction domain-containing protein, which yields MSNKMKEKKLDEIVIDNMLISMMEKIFDPVPVPIILVGKDTKVIMINQIFADFLGYSKGQIIGKKVLDVDRNSRFPYVFKSKKAEIAWKHKFENGHTAIVHRIPVLDEKGEVLYGFGMVLFQDVEEFKDIIQKNKLLESELSFYKTQLKEIQGAKYSWENIVGESEKILQAKYMAAKAAQSNSNVLLLGKSGTGKELFAHAIHNASNRSHYPFVKVNCAAIPQDLLESELFGYEEGAFTGAKKGGKVGKFELANGGSIFLDEIGDMPLKMQAKLLRVLQEKEVERIGSNSPKSIDVRVIAATNQNLEEMVAKGQFREDLYYRLNVMSIYIPSLQERKEDIEGLVYRLLEKLSNGMGKYVTKISPKALDYLKGHNWPGNVRELENVLERAINLTDSDTILPAHLPMYITQRAAKKVEGPIPSLKEIVEETEMEVIKRCLEFTKGNKQKAAKLLKISRSSLYDKIERYGLE from the coding sequence ATGAGTAATAAAATGAAAGAAAAAAAACTAGATGAAATTGTAATTGATAATATGTTAATCTCAATGATGGAAAAAATTTTTGATCCAGTACCGGTCCCTATCATATTAGTGGGGAAAGATACCAAAGTTATTATGATAAACCAAATATTTGCCGATTTTTTAGGTTATTCTAAAGGGCAGATTATTGGCAAAAAAGTCTTAGATGTAGATCGAAATTCCCGTTTTCCCTATGTTTTTAAAAGCAAGAAGGCGGAAATTGCTTGGAAACACAAATTTGAGAATGGACATACAGCAATAGTTCACCGAATCCCAGTTTTAGATGAAAAAGGTGAAGTTTTATATGGTTTTGGTATGGTTTTGTTTCAAGATGTAGAAGAGTTTAAGGATATAATTCAAAAAAACAAGTTATTGGAAAGCGAACTTAGTTTTTATAAAACCCAGTTGAAAGAAATACAAGGGGCTAAATATTCTTGGGAAAATATAGTGGGGGAAAGTGAAAAAATCCTTCAGGCAAAATATATGGCAGCAAAAGCTGCCCAAAGTAATTCCAATGTCTTGTTATTAGGGAAAAGCGGTACTGGGAAAGAATTGTTTGCCCATGCCATTCATAATGCCAGTAACAGAAGTCATTACCCCTTTGTTAAAGTAAACTGTGCCGCTATTCCCCAGGATCTTTTGGAGTCTGAACTTTTCGGTTACGAAGAAGGTGCTTTTACTGGAGCAAAAAAAGGTGGAAAGGTAGGTAAATTTGAATTAGCTAATGGTGGCTCCATTTTTTTAGATGAAATTGGTGATATGCCCCTTAAGATGCAGGCAAAACTTTTAAGGGTATTACAAGAAAAGGAAGTAGAAAGGATTGGCAGCAATTCACCTAAATCCATTGATGTTAGGGTTATAGCTGCAACAAATCAAAATTTAGAGGAAATGGTAGCTAAAGGGCAGTTTAGAGAAGACCTTTATTATCGCTTAAATGTAATGTCTATCTATATCCCTTCTTTACAAGAAAGAAAGGAAGATATAGAGGGATTAGTTTATAGACTTTTAGAAAAACTCTCCAATGGAATGGGAAAATATGTTACAAAAATTTCCCCTAAAGCTTTGGATTATTTAAAGGGACATAATTGGCCTGGAAATGTCAGGGAATTAGAAAATGTTTTAGAAAGGGCAATTAACTTAACAGATTCAGATACTATCTTACCGGCACACTTACCAATGTATATCACTCAAAGGGCAGCTAAAAAAGTAGAAGGTCCCATTCCCTCCCTTAAAGAAATAGTTGAAGAAACAGAAATGGAAGTAATTAAAAGGTGTTTAGAATTTACTAAAGGGAATAAACAAAAGGCAGCTAAGTTATTAAAGATTAGCCGCTCCAGTTTATATGATAAAATAGAGAGATATGGCTTAGAGTAG
- a CDS encoding cation:proton antiporter, with protein sequence MLLSLAIIIIFGSLFYVFFEKIKLPGLLGMLILGVLMGPYGYNILSTQILLISSDLRMIALIIILLRAGLGIKKDTLLKVGRPALLLSFLPGLLEGLTILLFSTVFLNFDFAEGGMLGFIIAAVSPAVVVPSMLTLMNEGKGEKKGIPTLLLAGASIDDVVAITIFTSFLGLYGGSQFNIFIQGQKILVAILLGIILGLIFSIILIKIFKRFHIRDTKKVLFLLSAGLILVTMEKEFAEIIEIAGLLGVMVIGFVLLQKIPLVAQRLATKLNKVWVFAELLLFVLVGAEVNIIVAREAGLLGIILIFIGVLARSVGVYISLIKSGLNFKEKLFCAIAYSPKATVQAAIGGIPLAMGVPRGEIILALAVLAIVITAPLGAIGIRYGGNYLLE encoded by the coding sequence ATGTTATTAAGTCTAGCTATTATAATTATCTTTGGCTCCCTTTTCTATGTTTTTTTTGAAAAAATTAAATTACCAGGTTTACTGGGGATGTTAATTTTAGGGGTATTAATGGGTCCTTATGGATATAATATTTTAAGTACTCAAATCCTTTTAATATCTTCTGACCTGAGAATGATTGCCTTGATAATTATTTTGTTAAGGGCAGGATTAGGTATAAAAAAAGATACATTACTTAAAGTTGGGAGGCCTGCTTTGCTCCTAAGTTTCCTTCCAGGACTATTGGAAGGATTGACAATTTTATTATTTAGTACTGTTTTTTTAAATTTTGACTTTGCTGAAGGTGGAATGTTAGGTTTTATTATCGCTGCAGTATCCCCGGCAGTGGTTGTTCCATCTATGTTGACACTTATGAATGAAGGAAAAGGGGAAAAAAAGGGAATACCGACTTTGTTGTTAGCTGGAGCTAGTATAGATGATGTAGTTGCTATAACTATATTTACTTCATTCTTAGGGCTATACGGAGGAAGTCAATTTAATATATTTATTCAAGGGCAAAAAATTTTAGTTGCTATTTTATTAGGGATAATACTAGGTTTGATTTTCTCAATCATTTTAATAAAAATCTTTAAAAGGTTTCATATCAGGGATACCAAAAAAGTTTTATTTTTATTATCGGCGGGGTTAATATTAGTGACTATGGAAAAAGAGTTTGCTGAAATAATTGAGATCGCAGGACTTTTAGGAGTAATGGTCATAGGTTTTGTGTTGTTGCAAAAAATTCCCTTAGTTGCCCAACGGCTAGCTACAAAACTCAATAAGGTATGGGTTTTTGCAGAGCTTTTACTTTTTGTATTAGTAGGGGCAGAAGTAAACATTATTGTAGCAAGAGAAGCGGGGTTATTGGGGATTATATTAATATTTATAGGTGTGCTGGCAAGAAGTGTGGGAGTTTATATCTCATTAATTAAAAGTGGTCTAAATTTTAAGGAAAAATTATTTTGTGCCATCGCCTACAGCCCTAAAGCTACAGTACAAGCTGCCATTGGAGGAATTCCTTTAGCCATGGGAGTTCCCAGGGGGGAAATTATTTTAGCATTAGCTGTTTTAGCGATAGTAATTACAGCACCATTAGGAGCTATTGGTATAAGATATGGAGGAAATTATCTATTGGAATAA